TCGAAAATAGTTTTGATAAACGATACAATGCCATTGAGCAGATTTATGCGACCATTAGTCAAGTCGAGAAAGTTTTTGGCGTGTTGAATTCAAGAAAGTTGAATTGGGAATTGCAAAAATATTATCCCAAAATTCGTCAGTCGCTAGACATCAATGTAATGGAGCGAATGAAAAAGTACTTGTATCGAAACATTCAGCAGGGAATTGCCGAGGGGCTCTATCGCCCAGAGATTGATATGCAATTTATGTTCTATTTCTTTTGGGGGATTACTCAAAACAAATGGGGCGAGGAAATTTACCCAGAACATAAATTTGATTTTAAAGAAGTAGAGAAAAAACACATGGAGTATGTACTCAGAATCATGGCGACTCCAAAGGGTGTTGCAGTGCTCGAAAAAATAATTAATCCAGAAAAATAAGATATGAAAAAGTTATTAATATTAATGTGTGCTACGGCAAGTGTGTGGCTGGGTGCACAGCAGCAAAAGACGCTCACCTTGAAAGAGGCGATAAATTATGCGCTGGAAAACAAGAGCGAGGCGGAAAAAGCTGCCTTGGAAATCGAAAAAAGTGAGTATAAAATCAAGGAAGTGCGTGCCAATGCGTTGCCTAATGTTTCCATCTCGGGGGGGCTTACTTACAATCCTCTGTTGCAGGAAGTGATTTTCCCGAGTTTTACGAATCCCAACGAAAATATGAAAATTTCGCTTGGGCAACCATGGAACTCCAATGTAAATGCGACTTTGACACAGGTGCTTTTTAATCAATCGGTGTTTACGGGATTAAAGGCTGCACGCTCTACAAAGGAATTTTATATGCTAAATAAAGAATTAACCGATGAGCAAATCATCGAAAAAGTGGCGCATGCATATTTTCAGGTGTACCAAACGCAGCAAAAACTTAACAACTTGGAAAGTAATTTAGCTTTAACCGAAAAAACAGTGAAAGTGATACAAGGGCAATACGAGGCAGGCTTAGCCAGAAAAATAGATTTAGACCGCGCTAGCGTTACGCTTAACAATCTGAAATCTACCCAGCAGCAATTGGTAAACGCTGTGCAAATCGCACAGAATGCTCTAAAATTCATGGTGGGATTGCCAATGGATACTAATTTGCAATTGCCAGAAAATACTTTTGCACCATCAATTTTAGCCTTGAATGAGCAAGCGGATTTAAGCAAAAGAACCGAAGTTCAAGTCATCGAAAAACAACTCGAATTGCTTGAGTGGCAGAAAAAAGCCAATGAAGCAGAATATTATCCTTCCGCAGCTTTGGTTGCCAATTACGGTTGGCTGGGGCAAGGTAAAAAAATGCCATGGTGGCATGGCGAAGATGATAAAGTGTATTGGTCAGATTTAGCGTCCGTAGGATTAAATGTGAAAATTCCGATTTTTAGTGGTTTTTCAATTAAATCAAAAGTAAAACAAAGTGAAATCGATATTTTGTCGGCAAAAGCGGGGTTAAAAGACACCAAGCTGGCGCTAGAAATGGCATATAAAAACGCAACCGAGCAAATGAAAAACACGGCCATAAGTATCGATGTTCAGCAAGAAAATGTGAAACTTGCTGAAAATGTTTTGACCAATACGCAAAACAATTATCAATACGGGCTGGCAACGCTTACCGATTTATTGGATTCGGAGCGCGCCCTTGCCGACGCCAAAAACAATTTAACCAATGCTAAATTAGATTATAAATTAGCCGAAATCGAATATTTAAAAGCGCAAGGAAACCTAAAATCTTTAATTAAATAAAAAAACAAATCATGAAAAAATTAGTTATCCCTATCATAATAATCATTGCACTTATCGTTGGTGTGTTTTTCATCCTAAGCGGTAACAAGAAAAGCAACGAAGAAAAAGTAGCCATCGTAAAAACTGAAAACAGCCGTGTGGCGGTGCAAGTGGCAAAAGTAAAAGAAGATCATTTGTCGGGGCAATTTTCCGCCAACGGGACATTTGTTCCAGAAAAAGAAACCATGGTGAGTCCTGAAATGGGCGGACAAGTCGTGGCGATTTATGTGAGCGAAGGTAGCTATGTGCGTGCAGGACAAACCATTGCAAAACTAAAAGGCGACAAAGTAAATGTAGGTTTAGACGCCTCTCGTGCACAATTGGATAATGCGCAAGCGGCTTTGGTGAATGCAAAATCGCAATTAGCAAGATTTGAAGCTGCTTATAAAACAGGGGGTGTGACCGACCAACAAGTAGACCAAATGCGTCTGCAAGTAAAGCAATTGCAATCGCAAGTGAAAAGTGCGCAAGCAGGACTTAAAAATGCACAATTAAGCAGTGGAGATACCAATGTGGTGGCAAAAGTGAGCGGAATTGTGAACCGTAAATTGGTTGAAACAGGAGCTGTAGTAGGCGCAGGGAATCCAATTGTGCAAATCGTAAATATTTCAAGTTTAAAATTAAAAGTAAATGTAGATGAATCTTTGGTGACAAAGTTACATGTAGGCGATGTCGTAAGCGTTAAACCTACTGTGTTGAACGATCCAATTCAAGGGAAAATTACATTTATTGCGCCAATGTCAGACGGTGCGTTGAAATTTCCAGTAGAAATTACCGTAGATAATAAAAACCAAAAACTAAAAGCAGGAATGTATGCCGTGGCTAATTTCGACCAAAATGGGGAAGGAGATGCGCCTGCGCTTGTAATCCCAAGAGATGCTTTTGTAGGTTCTGTGAGCCAAAACCAAGTATTTCAAGTAGTAGATAACACAGCAGTATTGAAAACCATTCAAAGTGGTAGAAATTTAGGAGATGTAGTAGAGGTGATTTCTGGGTTAAAACTTGGTGATGTTGTTGTGACAAGCGGACAAATTAACCTTGAAAATGGTACTAAAGTAAAAATCATAAAGTAATCAATCTATGAAAATAGCAGAAATAAGTATAAAACGACCCAGCATCGTAATCGTGATGCTTGCCTTGGCACTCATCGCTGGGTTTTATAGCTACAAGCAACTAAGTTATGAGCTTGTACCAAATATAGATACAAAGGTAGTAACCGTTACAGTACCTTATCCTGGGGCATCTCCTGCAGAGATCGAAAACACGGTGACTAAAAAAGTGGAAGACGCGGTTTCTACCTTGGAGAATGTAAAGAAAATTCAGGCTAAATCATACGAAAGTTTATCGGTAGTGGTTATTGAATTTACCAATGAGGCTAATGTAGATAATTCACTGAACGATGCGCAGCGTAAAATCAATGCCATTCGTTCTGATTTGCCAGAAGATTCAAAGGAGCCCTCGCTTTCTAAATTCTCACTATCGGATTTGCCGATTATGAGTATTGGGGTTACCTCTAATTTGTCTAATACAGATTTATATGATTTGGTAGATGATCAAATTCAGCCACAATTTTCAAGAATCCCAGGGGTGTCTTCAGTAAACATTGTGGGTGGAAACGAGCGTGAAATCCGTGTAAGTCTTGATCCTGCTAAATTGGAAGGTTACGGGCTCACTGTGCCACAAGTGCAACAAATCTTGATGGCGTCTAATATGGATTTTCCTACGGGTAACTTAAAAACAAGACGAAATAGTACATTGATTAGGCTTTCTGGTAAGTTTAGATCTGTTCAGCAAATGAGAGATTTGGTTATTGCTTCTCAAAACGGGGTAAACATTAAACTTTCTGATATTGCAGATGTGCAAGAAACGCAGAAAGAGGTCGAAAAACTAGCTAGAATTAACGAGGATAATACGCTTTTGCTTCAAATTCAAAAACAAACAGATGCCAATGCGGTGGAAGTGAGTAGTTTGGTGAAAGAAAAAATGAAAAGCGTAGAAGAGCAATATAAAGACCAAGGGGTGAAAATTCAGTTGGCAAGCGATACCAGTGAATTTACCTTAACGGCGGCTAATAATGTAATCCACGATTTATACATTGCAGTGGCCTTGGTGGCGTTTGTGATGCTATTTTTCTTGCACAGCTTGCGAAATGCTTTAATGGTGATGGTCTCTATTCCAGCCTCGTTAATTGCCACATTTATAGGGCTTTTTGTTTTAGGCTATACCTTAAACTTGATGAGCTTGCTTGCGCTTTCGCTCGTGGTGGGGATTTTGGTGGACGATGCCATCGTGGTCATTGAAAACATTCACCGTCATATGGAAATGGGGAAAAACAAAGTGCGTGCCGCCTATGATGGAGCGTCGGAAATTGGCTTTACCGTAACGGCCATTACTACCGTAATCGTGGTAGTGTTCTTGCCTATTGCAATGAGCTCGGGCTTGGTATCTGATATTGTGCGGCAATTCTGTGTTACTGTGGTGATAGCCACTGTGTTATCTTTATTAATGTCCTTCACTGTAGTGCCGTGGCTTTTCTCGCGCTTTGGTAAATTAGAGCATATTAGCGATAAAAATATCTTTGGAAAAATCATCAATACATTTGAAAAAGGACTTAAAGCCTTCACGCATTGGATGACCGATATTTTAAAATGGTGTTTAGGACATAAATTAATCACAATTGTGGTAACGGGTGTTATGTTCTTCAGCATTGTACCTTTATTTAAATATGGTTTTGTGGGAACAGAATTTTTCCCTGGCGTAGACAAAGGAGAATTTATTGTTCAAATCGAAATGAACAAAGATGCGTCTTTGCAAGAAACCAATTTTATGACACAAAAGGCAGAAGATTATATTTTAAAACAACCAGAAGTTAAAACAGCCATCACCACGGTGGGGCAGGTAAGTAGTGGCGGAATGGGGGCGTCTCAAGCTACGGCATATAAATCAGAAATTAGCGTTCAGTTGAGAGACGATGTGAAGCGTGATGAATCAGAAATTTACGCCGCTAAATTAAAACGCCAACTTCAGCAAGTTTTAGTTGGGGCAAAAATCAAAACCATACCAGTGGGATTGATGGGAGCAAACCAAGCTCCACTTCAATTAGTGGTTACGGCAGTTAATCTAGACGATGCGATGGATTTTGCTGTAGAAGCCATGGAGATATTAAAGGGTATTGATGGTAGTTCAGAGGTAGAACTTTCAGTAGAAGATGGTACGCCAGAGATTAATGTAGAGGTAGACCGAGATAAAATGGCAGCTTTAGGATTAAATGTTGCAACCGTGGGACAAACCATGCGTACGGCTTTTGCGGGAAATACTGATAATAAATTCCGTCAAGGGCAAAACGAATACGACATTAATCTACAATTTCAAGAAGGAAGTAGAGAAAATATCGAAGATGTGAAAAATCTAATTTTCTTGAATCCACAAGGGCAGCAAATCAAATTAATGCAATTTGCCGATGTGCGCTATGCCTCAGGCCCGAGCTTGCTTGAACGAAACGATAAAGCGCCATCCGTTACAGTGAATTCCCAAGTGGTAGGGCGCTCCTCAGGAGCCATTTCCCAAGAATGGTCGGCTAAATTGGCCGAAATCCAAGCCAAGCCCGGCGTTTCCTACAAATGGAGCGGAATGCAGGAAAATCAGCAAGAAGGTTTCGGCACCTTAGGGGTAGCCCTTTTGGCAGCCATTATGCTAGTATATATGGTGATGGTGGTGCTTTACGATGATTTTGCTAAGCCATTCATCGTGTTACTTTCCGTGCCACTATCATTCATCGGAGCCATTTGGGCGCTTGCCTTAACAAATATGAGCTTAAACATCTTCACCATTTTAGGTTTAATTATGCTCATTGGGCTTGTAGCTAAAAACGCCATCTTGCTCGTAGACTTCGCCAATCACCGCGTAGCCAAAGGCGAAGACACCATTACGGCATTGATTCAAGCCAATCACGCGCGACTCCGTCCTATCTTGATGACGACCATAGCCATGGTATTTGGTATGATTCCAATTGCATTGGCAACGGGTGGAGCTGCAAAAATGAACAACGGTTTGGCGATTGTCATCATTGGAGGTTTGTTGTCGTCACTGTTCTTAACCTTGGTGATTGTGCCTGTGGTGTATTTAACTTTTGATCTGATTGGGCATAAAATCAATAAAGGAAAAGATAAAAAAGATTATGATGCGTTGATGAAAGCCGATTACGACCATATAAATATAAAGGAAGAATACGAATTTTAAAATAGGAAATATTGAAGGCTTTGGTGTTAGTAACCAGAGCCTTTATTTTAACTTAAAAATTTAAAACACTCAAAACCGCATTAAATAGAGGGAAGTAGAGGAATATCACACAAATGTATAATGTTAAATATACACCAAATGATAAAAAATTTGTGTAGTAATAATTTTATTTATTACCTTTGCCCCGATTATAAAGATTATATAGTTAAAACTTAATAAATTAAATATGAAAAAACATCTATTTTTAATAGCATCTGTTTTTGCTGCGTTCACTGCGAACGCTCAGTCTACCTTTACGGTATTAGGTGATACTAATGTTAAAGTTCAAGGTGGAGCTTTGTTGTACGTACAAGGTGATGCTAAAGTTAAAAATTACTCAGATACTTCCAAAAAAGTATCAAACGACGGTAAAATCAAAATTACTAATGGTTTAACGAACGAAAACGCAACTGGAGCTAACTTCGTAAACGAATTTCCTAGTACAGGGGAATACGGTCAATTAATTGTATTGAATGATGGGACTAATACTGGTTTCATTTCTTCTGATGTGAAATTTAACTCTGATTATGTTTTCTATCCATTAGCGTTACCTTATAATGGAATCACGGCTGGAGATGTTGTGAAGCAAGTTTGGGGGGAAGGAGCAGATTTAGCTCAGGCGTTTATCCCTTTCCAGGCAGGTAGAAATCCTAAATTTAAAAAGTTTGACCCTAAGCGTTATGAGAACCCATTATTTAGATGGAATAATGAAACTTTTACACTTGATCATTTAGCTCAAGATTATCAAATTGGTCAAAATAGTAAACAAGCAGATTATTATGCTGTTTCGGGAAACTCTAAAGTGTTAAAGGGTATTAAGAAAGATAAGTTAGCTTTGAGTGGTATTCCTAATAATAAGAGCTTTTCTGTAACTTTGAAAAGCTATACCATGAAGTCTAACTTTAGTGAGAATGCATGGGGAGAGGTGTATGGATCTTATATTTTAGACTTTACAAATGATACACCTTCTGGGTGGAAAGAATATGGACTCGAAGATAAAGAAGTTCAACCAGGCGGTTTTGGAGATAATGTGTTTTATTTAGCAAACCCTTATACTTCTGATATTGATTTAGTGAAACTATTTGGAAATGGTAATAGCAATTCAGTTAAAGCAGTGATTCAACTTGCTGGTCAGGGATATAATGATAAAGTAAATGAAGGACTTGTCTCTAACTCCTATGGTAAGATAATGACAGGTATGACAAAAGATGGTTCGGGAGATACTTGGTATTCAAAAGTGAGACCATTTGAAACGTTTGCAATTAAAACTACTGGTGATTTAACGCTTAATTTTAACGACAATATTAAAACTTTTGAAAAGGTAGATAGCCAAGCTCCAAATAATATGTTTGCTAAAACTGCAGATTCGAATAGATTTTTAGCTCAAGTTGGAATTCAATTGTTTGAGAAAAGTGGAGCTAATACAAATCAAAGAACTTATGTAGCTGCAACTAATATAAAAGATGCTACTGAGTTATATAATGTATTTCTTAAAGAAGAAAATACAGGTGTTTATACTGAGCAAGATGGAGAACTTGCGAGTGAAGGAAAACTTTTTGTGAATACAATTGATTCAGAAAAATATATTGGTAAGCCCGTTAAATTGATTTTGCAGAATGGAGAAGGTACTTATATTTTTAAAGCTTTATTGAATAAGGATGCAAAGGAAAGCTCTAATAAATTCTACTTTGAAGACAAGAAAACAGGTAAAGTTATCAAAATTGAAGAGGATTTTGAATATGGATTTACATCTAATGGTACTGAAAAAGATCGTTTTGCAATCTATTGGGCTGCTGCACCAAAAGCAAACAGCGTAGCAGAATCTGCTAAAGAAGCTACCAATACTACTACAGTATTTAGAGCTGGTAACGATTTTAAAGTAAGATTTGACAAAGGAATTAGAAAAGCTGATATTTATGTTTATAACATTTCTGGTCAGTTAGTAAGTAGTGCTAAGGCTGTTGATGCTTCTACAGATTATGTAGTGCCTATACAAGGTAATGCTACAGTATATATCGTAAAAGTAGTAGGAGATAACGGTAGTGTAGTAACTAAAAAAATTATTAAATAAAAAAACAAAATACTATGAAAAAGATTAGTTTATTAAGCATGTTTTTGCTATCATCCCTTTCATTTGCCCAATTATATGTTGATCCGGGAAGTGATGGTTACGCTCCAGTAACAGGTGGTCCGAGACCAGTTGCTCCAATTGACACAAATGCAATCATTCTTATCGTAGCTGCAGTTGTATTGATCATTGCAATGGTAGCTTACAAAAAAATGACAGCAAGCAAAATGGCTTAATTGTTACATTCAATAAATTAAAAACCCAAAGCATCAAGCTTTGGGTTTTTTCTTTTTTTATAAATAAGGCTTTTCTTTTATCTAATGCCATCTTCAATGATTTTACCCTTCCGAACTCAATTCGGAATCCCTACGCATGAAAAATAAATAAAATAAAAACAAGTTTTGAATTGTTGTCAAAGGAATTAAACTTGGGTTTAGGGATTTTTTAAAAAGCGATTTAGTTGCGTGAAAAGTCAAAAAATAAATATTGCGGTTTGATTGTAGCAACTTTTAGCTTAAAAAATTCCGTGCCGTAGGTAAACCCCGTTTAATTCTTGTTTCCACGTACTCCGTTATCACGGACTTTGCTTCGTTTTGGTTCAAGCCAAAATGAAGAGATAAATTTAACACGCCGCTGTAAACTCCATCACAATGTCATTCCGCACACGATTCGGAATCTCAACGAATTAAAAAAATGGAATTCGGTATATTTCCCCACAAAAAAATCGTAAGAAATCTAATTCTTACGATTTTTTTATTCAAATATTTGAGTTTTATTCAATAATGGTTAATTCTCTATCATCTTCTATTACAAGATTATCGATGATGAATTCCTGTCTTTCTCTAGTGTTTTTACCCATGTAGAATTCAAGCATTGATTCAATATTGGTGTCTTTTCCAATCATCACAGGCTCCAATCTTATGTCTTTCCCGATGAAGTTTTTAAACTCATTCGGTGAAATCTCACCAAGCCCTTTAAATCGTGTAATTTCAGGATTTTTGCCCAATTCTTGAATTGCTTTCTTGCGTTCTTCTTCATTATAACAATAACGGGTTTCCTTTTTGTTTCTTACCCTAAAGAGTGGCGTTTGCAAGATGTATAAATGCCCTTCTCTAATTAATTCAGGGAAAAATTGCAAAAAGAAAGTGATGATCAGCAAACGAATGTGCATTCCATCGTCATCGGCATCGGTGGCAATTACCACATTGTTATATCGAAGATCCTCAAGGCTATCTTCGATGTTTAATGCTGCTTGCAAGAAATTAAGCTCTTCGTTTTCGTAAACTAATCTTTTCTCCTGTCCGTAACTATTTTTAGGTTTACCTTTTAAGCTAAACACCGCTTGCGTTTCAGTGTCGCGACAAGTCGTGATAGATCCACTCGCGGAATCTCCCTCTGTGATGAAAATAGTGGTTTCTAAACTGCGTTTAGCTTTCGGGTTGTTGTAATGCTGACGGCAGTCGCGCAATTTCTCGTTGTGTAGGCTCACCTTTTTAGCCAATTCTTTAGCCTTTTTTCTTACGCCTGAAAGTTCCTTTCGCTCGCGCTCCGATTGTCTGAATTTCTTTAATAGAAGTTCTGCAACTTCTGGATTTTTGTGTAGATAATTATCCAACTTGGTGCGGATGAAATCATTTACAAAAGTTCGCACACTCGGCATATCTGGCCCCATGTCGGTAGAACCTAGTTTTGTTTTTGTCTGAGATTCAAACACAGGTTCTACAACCTTAATGGCTACCGCCGCAATGATGGATTTCTTGATGTCTGAGGCGTCGAAATTAGCATTAAAGTGCTCTCTCCCCACACGCACAACAGCCTCCTTAAAAGCCGCCAAATGCGTTCCACCTTGCGTGGTGTTTTGTCCGTTTACAAACGAGTAATAAGTTTCAGAGTAAGATTTGTTGCTATGCGTAATTGCAATCTCAATATCCTCTCCTTTTAAGTGAATAATTGGATAAGCGATTTCTTCATCAATTGTATCTTCGAGCAAGTCTTTTAAACCATTTTCTGAGAAAAATTCTTCGCCGTTGAAAAGAATACGCAGCCCAGGATTCAGGTACACATAATTTTTCAACATTTTCTCGATATACTCTGTACGAAATCTGTAATTATGGAAAATTGTAGGGTCTGGAGTGAAAGAAATTTTAGTGCCCTTGCGTAATGTAGTTTCTTTTTCTTCTGTGGATTCAATCAATTCACCTTTAGAAAATTCAGCTTCACGAGTTTTGCCATCTCGCACAGATTGCACTTTAAAAAAACTTGAAAGTGCATTTACTGCCTTGGTACCCACTCCGTTAAGTCCTACGGATTTTTTAAACGCACGGCTATCGTATTTACCCCCAGTATTCATTTTAGACACGGCATCTACCATTTTACCCAGCGGAATCCCACGCCCATAGTCGCGCACGGTCACCACATCATCTTTTAAATTGATTTCAATGGTTTTCCCGCTCCCCATTACGAATTCATCGATAGAGTTGTCTATAATTTCTTTGATTAAGATATAAATCCCGTCGTCTTGCGAAGAGCCATCTCCCAGCTTCCCGATGTACATCCCGGGGCGCACTCGGATATGCTCGCTCCAACTCAGGGTTTTAATATTATCTTCGGTATAATTTGCCATAAAATATTTTGTGCTAAATCTTTTGAAAATCTTTTCAAGGCAAAAATACAAAAAAAAGATGATTTTTGGATGCTAAAATTTGCGTACGGTTTTTGTGGTATAGCTAAACAAAAAACACGAATTTACATGATTTTTTGATTTGGGTTAAAGCTTTCAGAAATCATATTTTATAAGGAGTTTTTTAATTAAATTTTCTTTGGATTTTGAGCTGTGTGAAATATTCTAAGGATTTTAATTTCACCGCTACCAACCTTGTAAATAATTTTGAAGCTGTATAGCACCGCATACCTTACACTATCATCGTTGTATATTAGCTCTTTGGGGTATTTGAACGGCATTTGCCCCAATGAATCTACCAAAGCTTCTATCTTGTTTAAAACCATTTGTGCATTCTGTGGGCTGTCTTTATGAATATACCCAATAAGGTTAAATAAATCTTTTTCTGCAGTTTTAGTCCAGATTGTAAGCATCTTTAATTTTTTTAAACACATCTTCACTACTAGAACATTCCTTTTCTGCTATGGCTTCATCTATAGCTTGGATATATTCTTGAGTATTTAATTCCTTACCATTCATTGTGGAATGTTTAATTTTAGAACTTAAAAGCATTTCAATGTGATTTAAAATACTTAGGTTTTTAGTATTTAAAACTTGCTTTATGATTCTATTTTGTGTTTCTGAGATAGTCATAGCGTTGCTCTTTCCTTTTACAGCAAATGTAAAAAAATATAATTAAATAAATTCTTTTTGAATCTTTAAAAAAGGAACAAATTTTGTCGCTCAACACATAGATATGTCGGTTAAAATAGATATCTTTTTAATTTAAAAACATGAATTTACATGATTTTTTGATTTGGGTTAAAGCTTTCAGAAATCACATTTTATAAGGTTTTTTAACGCTTTTATCCCAAAAAAATGCTTTAACTTTGTAAGCTTTTTAGTTATAATTAAAAATACAAAAAAATGAAATTAGTATTAATCACCGTAGGAATTTTACTACTCTGTGTAGCGGGAATTGCTATAAAAATATGGGCAAAAAAAGACGGAAAGTTTGCAGGTACTTGCGCAAGTCAAAATCCGCATCTCAACAAAACAGGTGAGCCTTGTGGATTTTGTGGGAAAATGCCCGATCAATGCGAAAATCAAACCGAAAAATAATTTTTTTGTTTGAAGAAAATAGAACTCATAACGCTTATAGAGGATTGTAAAAAAGGCAAGCAATCGGCACAAACTACGCTCATGAATCTCTTGTGGGATAAGGTGCATTATTATGTTTTGAGCAAAATTCAAAACAAAGCCGATGCCGAGGACATCAGCATTAAAACCTTTACTAAAGTCTTTCAGAAATTAAAGTTGTATAACGAAGATTTTGATTTCACCACTTGGGTGCGTGCCATTGCACATAACACGATGATTGATTACATCCGAAAAAAGCCAGAATTAAACATTTCGATAGACGACGAGCTGTGCAATGTAGATTTGTCGAGTGCTGTACCAAGCCCCGAGCAATCGCTGATTTTGGAACAAAGCACAGAGGAGCTTATGCATCATGTTGCGAAATTGCCCGCCATTTATCAAGAAATTATACGCTTGCGCTATCTGGAAGAGAAAACCTACAATCAGATTGCGCAAGAATTAAATCTTTCGCTCTCCAATGTGAAAGTGCGATTGCTCCGAGCCAAAGCTTTGCTCGAGGAATCCATGAAAAATAAATAAAAATACAATCTGCAAGGTTTAAAATTTTTTGTCGTAAAAAATTAATTAACTTTGTACAAAATAGAATAGAACAATGCCGGATACAATGACACAAAATGCGCCACTTCATACACCCAAACCAAAGTGGTTGCGCGTG
This Ornithobacterium rhinotracheale DNA region includes the following protein-coding sequences:
- a CDS encoding RNA polymerase sigma factor, which gives rise to MKKIELITLIEDCKKGKQSAQTTLMNLLWDKVHYYVLSKIQNKADAEDISIKTFTKVFQKLKLYNEDFDFTTWVRAIAHNTMIDYIRKKPELNISIDDELCNVDLSSAVPSPEQSLILEQSTEELMHHVAKLPAIYQEIIRLRYLEEKTYNQIAQELNLSLSNVKVRLLRAKALLEESMKNK
- a CDS encoding membrane or secreted protein encodes the protein MKLVLITVGILLLCVAGIAIKIWAKKDGKFAGTCASQNPHLNKTGEPCGFCGKMPDQCENQTEK
- a CDS encoding type II toxin-antitoxin system RelE/ParE family toxin, giving the protein MLTIWTKTAEKDLFNLIGYIHKDSPQNAQMVLNKIEALVDSLGQMPFKYPKELIYNDDSVRYAVLYSFKIIYKVGSGEIKILRIFHTAQNPKKI
- a CDS encoding DNA topoisomerase IV subunit B, whose translation is MANYTEDNIKTLSWSEHIRVRPGMYIGKLGDGSSQDDGIYILIKEIIDNSIDEFVMGSGKTIEINLKDDVVTVRDYGRGIPLGKMVDAVSKMNTGGKYDSRAFKKSVGLNGVGTKAVNALSSFFKVQSVRDGKTREAEFSKGELIESTEEKETTLRKGTKISFTPDPTIFHNYRFRTEYIEKMLKNYVYLNPGLRILFNGEEFFSENGLKDLLEDTIDEEIAYPIIHLKGEDIEIAITHSNKSYSETYYSFVNGQNTTQGGTHLAAFKEAVVRVGREHFNANFDASDIKKSIIAAVAIKVVEPVFESQTKTKLGSTDMGPDMPSVRTFVNDFIRTKLDNYLHKNPEVAELLLKKFRQSERERKELSGVRKKAKELAKKVSLHNEKLRDCRQHYNNPKAKRSLETTIFITEGDSASGSITTCRDTETQAVFSLKGKPKNSYGQEKRLVYENEELNFLQAALNIEDSLEDLRYNNVVIATDADDDGMHIRLLIITFFLQFFPELIREGHLYILQTPLFRVRNKKETRYCYNEEERKKAIQELGKNPEITRFKGLGEISPNEFKNFIGKDIRLEPVMIGKDTNIESMLEFYMGKNTRERQEFIIDNLVIEDDRELTIIE